The nucleotide sequence GCCCGTTCGGGACACGGGTCCAGTCGGAACAGTCGGTGTGGAATCCCGTGTTGAAGCGATGAAAATCTGGCAACATAACCTCAGTCAATGAGATGAGTTTCCGAATATGCATATCCGAGATGGAATCCTGAGCCCTGAGGTGTGTCTTGTCACAGGCCTGCTGAGTCTTTCCGCAATCGGATTCAGCTTGCGTAAGCTCCGCTTCGATCTGGAGGATCGCGCTGTTCCGCTGACTGGCATGTTGGCGGCCGTGATCTTCGCCGGGCAGATGGTCAATTTCCCCTTGATTGGACTGCCCGTGTCGGGACACCTGCTGGGGGGAGTGCTGGCTTCGGTCATCCTGGGTCCCTGGGCGGGATGCCTGGCCATTTCGCTCGTGTTAATCGTACAGGCGGTATTGTTCAACGACGGCGGGTTGCTCTCGCTGGGGGCCAATATCCTGAATATGGGTGTGGTGGGAGCGTGGGGCGGGTATGCGATTTATGCCACGCTGCGTAAGTGGATGGGAAACCGTTCTGTCTCCGCTGTCCCTGCTGCTGTGATTGCGGCGTGGCTTTCTGTGCTGGCGGCGGCCACGCTGTTCTGTGTCGAGTTTGGCCTCTCAGCAGGTTCACGAGGCTTCAGTCTCCGCAGCATCTTAACCCTGATGGTTCTCTACCATGCGTTGATCGGGGTCGGAGAAGCCTTGATCACCGGGGGGATCGTTGGATTCGTGTTGTCGAGACGTCCCGATCTGGTCCCTTCGTCTCAGCCCGAAAGTCGCGCGGGGAACGTGGGCGCTTTTGCCATCGCGGGATTCATGGCCGCTTTGGCCGTGGCGGCGTTTGTCGCTCCTTTCGCCTCGGAGAATCCTGACGGCCTGGACATGGTCGCGGAAACGACAGGGATGGACGTACTGAATGTTGAACGTGAGGCCCTTGTCCTGGATGACTATGCCATCCCCGGTCTCGAGGGGGCGGGATGGCCGATTCTGGCCACTTCGCTTGCCGGAGTTCTTGGGACCACGGCCGTCTTCGCGATTGCGGTGACCCTTGGAAAGGCGGCACGCTGGAACAGCCCTGCTCTGGCTGCGGATGGTGTTCATGGCAACTAGTGGGGAAGCCATCAAATCAGTCAGCCCTTGTCATGCGTTGTCGCCGAATACCAAACTCGGCATGACCTTGGCGGTCATCATCCTTTCGAGTCTGATTCCTGCTGAACACTGGCCCGCTCAGGGGCTGCTCATGGCTTTCGTCTTTGCAGGACTCAGTGTGGCGGGTATCGAACTCGGCTATCTGGCACGGCGCGTGGGGCTCTTCCTGCCCATGCTGCTGATCTTCGGTTTATCCATCCCGCTGGCGCAGATGGATCGGGAAGCGGCATGGGTCTGGACGATCGGACTCTGGTTACGCTGTCTGATCTCATTTCTGGCAGGGTTGTGGCTGATTCACGTCCTTCCCTTTCCGGAACTGCTGATGACATTGCGGAACTGGAAGTGCCCGGCATTGCTCGTGGCGATGCTGGCCTTCATGTACCGTTACATTTTCATTCTCTGGGACGAAGTGAACCGGCTTCGCAATGCGCGGGATGCACGCGATTTCGGTACGGCCTCACTGTGGATGAAATGGACAACGAATGCTCAGCTCATCGGACTGCTTCTGTTGCGTGCCATGGAGCGTGCCGAGCGAACTCATCATGCCATGCTGGCCCGGGGTTGGGATGGTTCACCAAAATTCCTCGGTGATGATTCGAGAAAGGTAACATGAACGCCGCACCCCCGATGAGAGCGATTGAACTTCGCAAGCTCTCGTTTCGATACCCGAACGGCCGCGTGGCGCTGGAAGATCTTTCCTGTTGTGTGGATCAGGGGGAACGAATTGCCGTGGTCGGTCCCAGTGGTGCCGGCAAGTCAACCTTGCTGATGCATCTGAACGGGTTGTTACCCAGTCCTGCAATGACACAGGAAGCCCAGGCACAGGTCTTTATCGAGTCGATCCCGGTCATCAAAGGCCGTCTCCCCGAAGTGAGACGGAAGGTTGGCTTTCTTTTCCAGGATCCCGACGATCAGTTGTTCTGCCCCACCGTCCGGGAAGATGTGGCGTTCGGCCCGCTCAACCTGGGACTGGCTCAAGCCGAAGTCATGCTTCGCGTGAACCGCAGTCTGGCAGCGGTCAGCCTTCCCGAGCACGGTGCACGAAATCCGTCACAACTCAGCACGGGCGAACGCAAACGCGTTTGTCTGGCAGGTGTGCTGGCCTGTGAACCGTCGATGCTGGTCCTTGATGAGCCGACGAGCAATCTGGATCCGCGAGCTCGCCGCCAACTGCTCGAGATCCTGCGCAGCTTTAAAGGGACGCAGATCATTGCCACCCACGATCTGGACTTTGCTCTGGATCTGTGTCAGCGCGCGTTCGTGCTGGATGGTGGTAAGATCCAGGCAGACGGACCTGTTGAGCAGGTCCTTGCCAATCCCGTGCAGATGGAACGCCACGGTCTCGAGGTTCCCTGGCGATTGCGTCGCGGTTAATCCGCCTTCCCGATGACGACAATTCCTGAATCGGTCACGGTGTAGCCCGCCGCACGGTCCTGGGCCAAGTCGTAACCGACCGTCGTTCCTTCCGGCAGTTGGACCCGTTTGTCGATGATGGCTCGTCGGATCTTGCAGTTCCGACCGATCTCAACTCCGTCGAAGAGAATCGAGTCTTCGACCGTCGCCCAACTGTTCACGCGTACGTTGTAGCCGAGCACAGAACGCCGGACGGTCCCGCCAGAGAGGATCGAGCCCGAGCAGACCATACTGTCGAGCGCATGGCCCGTTCTCGGGTTGGCTCCGGCTGTTTGAGCGAAGACAAACTTGGGAGGGGGCTCCTGAGGCATGTAAGTTTTGAGCGGCCAGGACCGGTCGTACAAGTTAAGTTCCGGTTCAACGGCGACCAGATCCATATTCGCGGCGTAATACGCGTCAAGCGTTCCGACATCGCGCCAGTAAAGGCTGCGCCCCGTGTTCTTGTCGTGGAACGGAAATGCTCGCACCAGCTTTGACTGGATCAGTGTGGGGATAATGTCTTTGCCGAAGTCGTGAGAACTGCGGGGATCAGTCGCATCACGACACAACTGGTCGAACAGGAAGTTCGTGTTGAAGACATAGATCCCCATCGAAGCCATGCAGCGTTTGGGGTCACCTGGCAGCGGTTTTGGCTGTGCTGGCTTTTCCTCAAAGCTGATGATCTTGCGGGAATGATCAATTTCCATCACCCCGAATTCCCGTCCCTCTTCGAGGGTGCACGGAATGCAGCCGATGGTCAGAGCGGCTTTAGATTCAATGTGATCCTTCAGCAGGTCCGCATAATCCATCTTGTAGATGTGGTCACCCGACAGGATGACGATGTAATCAGAACCCGCCTGTTCGATGGAATAGATGTTCTGGTAGACGGCGTCGGCCGTTCCCTGATACCAGTTCGAATCAACGCGCTGCTGGGGAGGCAGCACGTCGATGTACTCGTTCAGTTCGCGGCAAAGAAATCTCCAGCCCAGATTCAGATGCCGGTCGAGACTGGCGGACTTGAACTGCGTCATCACCAGGATTTTTCGCAGCCCACTGTTGATGCAATTGGAGAGAGCGAAGTCGATGATCCGATAAGCCCCACCGAACGGGACCGCAGGTTTAGCGCGGTCGCGTGTCAGTGGTTCCAGTCGTGTCCCCTTGCCTCCTGCCAGGATCAATGCCAGCACTCGTTGCATCATCGTCTATCCAATCACTTATTCAGTTCTGACAACAGTTCGAGAGCGGTCGCCCGAATCTTGGGTTCCGAGTCCTCAGCGAGGTAGCTGGATCGGGCGCGCCATGTTTCGTAACCCCCTAACAGGAATTGCCCGGGCGGTGGCAGATAACCGTTGTAGCCGTTCGCCAGTTCGATTGTGAACGTCTGATTGAACGGGCTTTCCTTCTTGATGGCAAGTCCTGTTTCAGTGAACGTTTCGCAAGGCGAAGTCGCAATTCCCAGGGAGCCGATCCGGATTGCCTGAACCTTCACCTTTACCGTCGCAGGATACTCAGACAGCAACACGGTCTCGCGAGCATAGATCGAGGGCATGTCACCCAGCGGCCGGGTTTTAATGGAATCAAGTTTCATTTTTGCCTGATCAATGTCCTGTTCGCTGGGCTTGCGGACACCCAGTTCCAGTTCCTTTTCGCGACAGGCCAGCGGGACATAGTCCTGGTACTGAATCTGATTGCAGACCCGCACGGCGTCCTGAGCCAGCAGTTCGGCGACAAACTGAATCTGCTCGTAGGGGGCGCGTGCAGGAATCGACTTCTGACTGAAGTCAACGTTGTTGACGTCGCCGCTTGTCCCGTTGGACATGATGCCGACGAATGCCGGTTCTACGGTCGAGGCGTTCAAGTGTCGTTTGATCCGCTGAGCAAACTCGCCGTAGTAGTCGGCAGAAGCCAGCCCCCCTTCGACGCCCCCGACGTAATGGAGCGAGTAGTTCGCCAGCAGCGCGATCGGGCGTCCGCTGCGGGACTGGATCGACAGGATGCTCAGTTGCGGGTCGATCAGGCCGATCGATGCCGTCACCTTGGGGTTGCCGAGACCGGGGTTCATGAGCGCCCGGTCTGAGGTTCCGTTGAATGGGTTGACGACGGTTTCCCCTTCTTTCAGCAACCATCGGCGATTGAACAACTGCGATGGTTCGTCGATTGCCCCCCAGCCGATTCGAGCCGGCTCCAACTGGCTCTGGGCCTGTTCGATTCCCTTCGCAATCTTCTCAACGAGAAATTCCACATAGTCGGCATCCGGCTCACTCTGGAACACCCCGGTGACGGTGGGGCATGAGTGGGCGTGTGTGGCCGAAATCAGGATGTTGGACGTCGGGATGCCCGTCTTCTTCGAAGCGAGCACTTTTGCCCGGTCCATCAGGTCGCGCGGAATCATGCAACTGTCGCAGACGACAATCGCCAGCGAAGTTCTGTCGTCACTGGCGGGGTTCTTGGAGTTCAGCACGATGCAGCGAGCGTGAAGTGGATCATGCACACCCTTGGCCTGTTGGTCCGACATTCCTCCATTCAGCGAGATCGGAAACTTCTGAGGAGAGATATCCTGTGCGTAAGCACCTGCCAGGAATGTCGCTGACGTATCGGCGGCCTGACTCGGTGAAGAGCCCAGCAATCCCAGACAAAGAATAGCGGTACACCAGACTTGCACCCGTCCAACACGATTCATCGTTCTGACCTTTCCTGACTCAGTGTGAGTCCATTTCATGACACGCCTATCCGGGCACAGCATGGCTGATGCCGGGTGTCAGGGCAACCTAGTCTCCTGTCTGCCAAACGGCAAGACCGGCGGCTTTGAGGGGGCAGGCTGCAGTGCGAAAAGAGTCTTGACGGTCGACAGAATTTGGCGCGGGTCGCAATCGGCTATTTCCAGTATGAACGGTCCAGCGTGCGGTAGTTGATCGCTTCGCTGAGGTGTGACGCGGTGATGCGTTCGCTCGCTTCCAGGTCGGCAATCGTGCGGCTGATCCTCAGAATCTTGTCGTGAGCCCGAGCCGAAAGACCCATCTCTTCCATTGCGCTTTTGAGCAGGGATTCTGCGTCAGATTCAAGTTTACAGAACTGGCGGATCTGCTGAGGCGGCATGCGACCGTTCAATCGAAGCGATCCCTTTCCAAAGCGGCGCTGCTGGATTTCTCTGGCCGCGACGACCTGGGACTTCATGGATTCACTGTTGGTCCCCGCCGTCTGGTTCGACAGTTCGCGAAACGGAACGGGCGGAACCTCGATATGGATGTCGAGTCGATCGAGTAAGGGGCCGCTGATACGGCTCATGTACCGCTCGATCACCATCGGATTGCACTGGCACTGGCGTCGGGGGTCACCGAAATAGCCACACGGGCAGGGATTCATGGCAGCCACCAGCATCAGGTTGGCGGGAAATGTCAGGCTGCCCATCGCGCGACTGATCGTGACTCGACCATCTTCCAGCGGTTGCCGCAGGACTTCCAGCGTGCGTCGATTGAACTCGGGGAGCTCGTCGAGAAACAACATTCCGTTATGAGCCAGGCTGATCTCGCCCGGTGTCGGGATGCTCCCACCCCCGACGAGTCCTGCTTCGCTGATGGTGTGGTGCGGTGAACGGAACGGACGCTGCAGCATAAGGGCCTGTCCCGGCTGCAGCCGTCCAACGGCACTGTAGATTCGCGTCGTCTCGAGACTTTCTGCGGGGGCGAGTTCGGGGAGGATGGTTCCCAACCGCGACGCCAGCAGCGTCTTACCGGTGCCGGGGCTTCCCAGCATCAGCAGATGGTGGGCTCCTGCGGCGGCGACTGTGACGGCTCGCTTGGCTGATTCCTGGCCGCGCACATCCGAGTAATCAACGCCGTATTGCCCGTAGCTGGCGACCGCGTCGGCCCAACTGAAGGGTTGGGGAGGAATCTCCAGCTGGCCGCTGTAAAAGCCGACCGCTTCGGTCAGGGACGTGACCGGAATAATATCGATTCCTTCCACAACCGCCGCTTCCTGAGCGTTGGCAGCGGGTAGCACAATCCCTCTCCAGCCCTGCTCTTTGGCGGCGAGGGCCATTGAGAGAGCCCCTTTGGCCGGGCGGATCGTCCCGTCAAGGGCCAGTTCACCGATGGCCGCGTATTGGCTCAGTGCGTCGGACGTCAGTTGTCCGCTGGCGACGAGCATTCCCATCGCAATGGGAAGATCGAAGGAGGCTGCTTCTTTCGGGAGGTCCGCGGGCGACAGATTGATCACGATCCGATCAAGCGGCCGGACATAGCCACAATTGACAAGCGCCCGTTCGATGCGATGAGTGCTCTCGCGGACTGCGGCCTCGGCCAGTCCGACGAGAATCGTTTTGGGCATGGCACCCGGAGAGATATCGACTTCGACCTCCACCGGCAGCGCGTCGATTCCGAGCAACGAATAAGTCGTCAGTTTGGCGAGCATCTTCGTGCGGAACTCCGGCTTGAGTAGGCCATTCACTGACACGTTTTTGTCGGAATGTCGATCGACAAGAGACCGTTAACACGGTCCTTACGAAAGCTTCCCGACGAGTCGATCGAGGCAACACCGTTCGTGCGGAAACGTCGAGAACACAGATGCGCCAAGATACGAAAAAGCGATACTCCCGAACAGTCCGCAGTAGAAACTGACTCAGGACGTTGGGGAGTTCGTAAATACGGGCATCCTCTCCCGCTACTTTGAACCGCTAAGCCTGCGCGGCCTGTCGGGTCAGGTGCTGTGAAAAAACACCCGGCAACGAGAATCCGTGGCATCCTGATCGACCAATGCCCGTTGTGTGTGTTCTGGTATTCGTTCCCAAAGTGCTGTTGAAACGAGCCTGCAGCGAACCCGGAGGGTCATTCTGCGGTCAATCAGCCATTCCGGCCTGACGCAGCTCCATCCTTGAGAAAAAGCGAGAATTGCCGGGTGGTGGTCGCGAGGCGGCGTCCTGTTTCCCTTCCGATAGATCGCCTATGATAGCGTGAGATGAAGGATCATCTTGAACTCACAATAGTACCCGGTTTCCGTTCAGGGCGCCGGGTCGCGCTACGTCCCTACCCCAGTGACGAATACGATCTATGAAAATCGCAGTTGCCAGTGAACACCGTGGATTTCGAGCCAAGGATCGAGTCCTGGCGTGTCTGAGAGAGCTGAATCACGTCGCGATTGATTTCGGGCCGAACTCGGAAGAGATGTGTGACTATCCTGACTATGCGTCGCTCGCCGCGCGGGCCGTTTCCCGTGGAGAAGTCGATCGTGCGATCCTGATCGGGGGGACCGGAATCGGGATGACGATCGTCGCAAACAAATTCCGTGGTGTCCGGGCCGCACTTTGTTGTGACGAACTTTCTGCGCGAATCAGCCGAAGTCACAACGATTCCAATATCCTGTGCATGTCAGTGAATTTGTCCGGTGACTGGATCGATGCCCGGATGATCAAAATCTGGCTCGAAACCCCGTTTGAAGGGGGGCGTCACTCCCGGCGAATCGCCCAGATTTCCGAGCTGGAACAGGAACTGAACAGTCCTCACTGACAATCGATTCTCGCGAAGATTGTCCGTTCTCGCCTGGCAACACTCTGGGGGTGACCCAGTGGGGAAGGCAGTCATTCCTTTCTGCCAGTCGCCATGGTGGCGGGAAAGTAATTTCGCGCTTGATTCGGAATTTCTGCGGGGATAAGCTACCTCATGTTGAACTGAGACAGAACGTCTACAGAAGGGTCTCGCAAATGCCAGAAGCCTCTGTCACCTCGCGGCTATTAAACAGCGTGTTAAATCGAATGCGGCTTGCGTCCGTAGGCCAGAGCTTCTACTGGACGTTGCTCGCCATTTCACTGGTATTTGCTGTCGTTCTTATGGTGGCACGTTTCACCGGCTTGTTTGCGATGCCCGATACACCTTCGACATGGGCCGCATTTGCCGTTGTTCCCCTCGTGGCGGGCCTGCTTGCCTGGCTGGTTCATCGCCGGCCGACGCTGCCTGACGCAGCACGGCTGGTCGATCGGACCACCGCTTCGAAGGATCTGTA is from Schlesneria sp. DSM 10557 and encodes:
- a CDS encoding energy-coupling factor ABC transporter ATP-binding protein, with protein sequence MNAAPPMRAIELRKLSFRYPNGRVALEDLSCCVDQGERIAVVGPSGAGKSTLLMHLNGLLPSPAMTQEAQAQVFIESIPVIKGRLPEVRRKVGFLFQDPDDQLFCPTVREDVAFGPLNLGLAQAEVMLRVNRSLAAVSLPEHGARNPSQLSTGERKRVCLAGVLACEPSMLVLDEPTSNLDPRARRQLLEILRSFKGTQIIATHDLDFALDLCQRAFVLDGGKIQADGPVEQVLANPVQMERHGLEVPWRLRRG
- the rpiB gene encoding ribose 5-phosphate isomerase B, which translates into the protein MKIAVASEHRGFRAKDRVLACLRELNHVAIDFGPNSEEMCDYPDYASLAARAVSRGEVDRAILIGGTGIGMTIVANKFRGVRAALCCDELSARISRSHNDSNILCMSVNLSGDWIDARMIKIWLETPFEGGRHSRRIAQISELEQELNSPH
- a CDS encoding YifB family Mg chelatase-like AAA ATPase, yielding MLAKLTTYSLLGIDALPVEVEVDISPGAMPKTILVGLAEAAVRESTHRIERALVNCGYVRPLDRIVINLSPADLPKEAASFDLPIAMGMLVASGQLTSDALSQYAAIGELALDGTIRPAKGALSMALAAKEQGWRGIVLPAANAQEAAVVEGIDIIPVTSLTEAVGFYSGQLEIPPQPFSWADAVASYGQYGVDYSDVRGQESAKRAVTVAAAGAHHLLMLGSPGTGKTLLASRLGTILPELAPAESLETTRIYSAVGRLQPGQALMLQRPFRSPHHTISEAGLVGGGSIPTPGEISLAHNGMLFLDELPEFNRRTLEVLRQPLEDGRVTISRAMGSLTFPANLMLVAAMNPCPCGYFGDPRRQCQCNPMVIERYMSRISGPLLDRLDIHIEVPPVPFRELSNQTAGTNSESMKSQVVAAREIQQRRFGKGSLRLNGRMPPQQIRQFCKLESDAESLLKSAMEEMGLSARAHDKILRISRTIADLEASERITASHLSEAINYRTLDRSYWK
- a CDS encoding neutral/alkaline non-lysosomal ceramidase N-terminal domain-containing protein, whose product is MNRVGRVQVWCTAILCLGLLGSSPSQAADTSATFLAGAYAQDISPQKFPISLNGGMSDQQAKGVHDPLHARCIVLNSKNPASDDRTSLAIVVCDSCMIPRDLMDRAKVLASKKTGIPTSNILISATHAHSCPTVTGVFQSEPDADYVEFLVEKIAKGIEQAQSQLEPARIGWGAIDEPSQLFNRRWLLKEGETVVNPFNGTSDRALMNPGLGNPKVTASIGLIDPQLSILSIQSRSGRPIALLANYSLHYVGGVEGGLASADYYGEFAQRIKRHLNASTVEPAFVGIMSNGTSGDVNNVDFSQKSIPARAPYEQIQFVAELLAQDAVRVCNQIQYQDYVPLACREKELELGVRKPSEQDIDQAKMKLDSIKTRPLGDMPSIYARETVLLSEYPATVKVKVQAIRIGSLGIATSPCETFTETGLAIKKESPFNQTFTIELANGYNGYLPPPGQFLLGGYETWRARSSYLAEDSEPKIRATALELLSELNK
- a CDS encoding energy-coupling factor ABC transporter permease — encoded protein: MHIRDGILSPEVCLVTGLLSLSAIGFSLRKLRFDLEDRAVPLTGMLAAVIFAGQMVNFPLIGLPVSGHLLGGVLASVILGPWAGCLAISLVLIVQAVLFNDGGLLSLGANILNMGVVGAWGGYAIYATLRKWMGNRSVSAVPAAVIAAWLSVLAAATLFCVEFGLSAGSRGFSLRSILTLMVLYHALIGVGEALITGGIVGFVLSRRPDLVPSSQPESRAGNVGAFAIAGFMAALAVAAFVAPFASENPDGLDMVAETTGMDVLNVEREALVLDDYAIPGLEGAGWPILATSLAGVLGTTAVFAIAVTLGKAARWNSPALAADGVHGN
- the glgC gene encoding glucose-1-phosphate adenylyltransferase; amino-acid sequence: MQRVLALILAGGKGTRLEPLTRDRAKPAVPFGGAYRIIDFALSNCINSGLRKILVMTQFKSASLDRHLNLGWRFLCRELNEYIDVLPPQQRVDSNWYQGTADAVYQNIYSIEQAGSDYIVILSGDHIYKMDYADLLKDHIESKAALTIGCIPCTLEEGREFGVMEIDHSRKIISFEEKPAQPKPLPGDPKRCMASMGIYVFNTNFLFDQLCRDATDPRSSHDFGKDIIPTLIQSKLVRAFPFHDKNTGRSLYWRDVGTLDAYYAANMDLVAVEPELNLYDRSWPLKTYMPQEPPPKFVFAQTAGANPRTGHALDSMVCSGSILSGGTVRRSVLGYNVRVNSWATVEDSILFDGVEIGRNCKIRRAIIDKRVQLPEGTTVGYDLAQDRAAGYTVTDSGIVVIGKAD
- the cbiQ gene encoding cobalt ECF transporter T component CbiQ; its protein translation is MATSGEAIKSVSPCHALSPNTKLGMTLAVIILSSLIPAEHWPAQGLLMAFVFAGLSVAGIELGYLARRVGLFLPMLLIFGLSIPLAQMDREAAWVWTIGLWLRCLISFLAGLWLIHVLPFPELLMTLRNWKCPALLVAMLAFMYRYIFILWDEVNRLRNARDARDFGTASLWMKWTTNAQLIGLLLLRAMERAERTHHAMLARGWDGSPKFLGDDSRKVT